One Yimella lutea DNA window includes the following coding sequences:
- a CDS encoding type II toxin-antitoxin system PemK/MazF family toxin, translating to MRFWVNSALRVTRQILDATRAAAPSGRSRSDGASRTPVAEPAPEQHPYPGDFGGTPDFEYAPKPDGRPDPGEIVWTWVPYEEDHSRGKDRPVLLVGRAGEWLLALPLTSKDHDRDADQERRAGREWVDIGSGPWDRRGRPSEVRLNRVLRVDPSAVRREGAVLDQHLFDAVARAFTGR from the coding sequence ATGCGGTTCTGGGTCAACAGCGCCCTACGGGTGACCCGGCAGATCCTCGACGCCACCCGTGCGGCCGCGCCGTCCGGTCGATCACGCTCGGACGGCGCGAGCCGGACGCCGGTTGCCGAACCTGCTCCCGAACAACACCCTTACCCGGGCGACTTCGGCGGGACCCCCGACTTCGAGTACGCCCCGAAGCCGGACGGCAGACCCGACCCTGGCGAGATCGTGTGGACCTGGGTGCCGTACGAGGAGGACCACTCCCGCGGCAAGGACCGTCCGGTGCTGCTGGTCGGGCGGGCGGGTGAGTGGCTGCTCGCGCTGCCTCTCACCAGCAAGGATCACGATCGCGACGCCGACCAGGAGCGTCGGGCCGGCCGCGAGTGGGTCGACATCGGATCCGGTCCGTGGGACCGCCGCGGTCGGCCCAGCGAGGTACGCCTGAACCGGGTGCTGCGGGTCGACCCCAGCGCCGTCCGGCGCGAAGGAGCCGTACTCGACCAGCACCTCTTCGACGCGGTCGCCCGAGCCTTCACCGGACGCTGA